The window TATGATTCCCGGCTGCTTGAGTCCGCCCGGGTAAGGAAGTATAGGCTCGACGATTCACTGTTGTTCGGCCAGAACCCGCAGGAACGCAACTACAAGACGGCGACCACCCGGCTCATGCAGTCACTACTGATCGCAGCGCTCATCGCTGCCATCTGTGTTGGTTTCAGTTTTGTCCAGCATCTACTCAGTGAACAGGCGGCCAAACAGGCAGTGACGTCAGCATCAGCAACTCTCATCGAAGGAACCCCATGAGCATGGCCTTGAGCCGGGTCACCGTCATCGCGGCGCACCGGCACCTCGATGTGAGGCTCCCCTCCGATGAAGCCATCGCATCGCTCATGCCGCAGATCCTGAGCCTGATGAACGAGCCCACCAGCGTTAGGGCATCTTCCGGGGCCACCGCCGCGATCCTTACTTCGTCGGTGCTTACCACTAGCGTGGGCATCACTTTGGAAAGTTCACTGACGCTGCGCCAGGCTGGCATCTCCGACGGTTCCATGCTCTATCTTCGCGACGAACGGGATGTCCCGGCGGCACCTGACGTTTACGACGTCCCCTCCTTCGCGGCCGAATCAACAGAGCGACTCCCAGCACTGTGGGCCGGACCGCTGAGGGCCGTAGGTCTCGCGACCGTTGCCGGTTTGTTGATGGCCGCTGCCTGTTCGTCGTTCGTGGTTGTTCTGCGTGGAACCGGAAACAGGGATGCAGCCTTCATCGGCATCGCGATCGCTGCCACCTTGATGTTGCTCGGCGCCATAGCCGGACGCGTACGCACCGTCTCCGGAGGACTCGCGTTCGTGGCTGCCGGGCTGGCCACCGCCGGTGCCACAGCTTTCATTGTGTCGCCTTTCGCGACTGGAGCATTGCTCCTGACTGCCGCTTTGGTCGTCGCCGCGGCTGCGTCCGGCGTGGCAACCGGCAAGTACATTACTTTCCTTTCGAGTGCCGGGCTGCTCCTCATTTTGGGCGGGATGTGGGCATTGTTGGGCTTCAGCACGCGGGACCAGCCACTCTCGGCAGGAATCACAGGGATCGTGGCTATCTTTGCGCTGGGTGTGGCACCCCGACTGGCTACAGTACTGACCGGCCTTAGCGGTTTGGACGACGATCAACGCCAAGGCAAGCGGATCACCCGCAGCACAACTCTGGACGCCGTCCACGCAGCGCACGCCACGCTGACCGGCTGGACACTCACTGCAGCATTGGTGGCGGGCGTCGCGGTGGTGGTGGTTGCGACGGCGAAAAACCGGCCCGTCTGGGCCGTACTGCTCGCTGTTGCATTGTTGGGGGCCTTGACATTCAGAGGGTTGGCGCTGCCGTTGCTTGCACAGCGAGCCGGTGTGTATGTGGCAGCAGCTGGTGCCTGCTGGGGCGCCACCCAGGTCTTCGCCCTGGCCACCAAACAGCCTCTCTGGCTTGCTGTGGCAGCAGCGTTGGCTGTTTTGGTGCTGGTTGCCTGTGTGGTGGTGGTCCGGGAACAGACTGCCGCCAGGCTCCGAGTCATCGCCTCACGGCTGGAGCTTGTGTGTGTCCTCGCCACGATTCCCTTGGTGCTCGGACTTTCCGGGGCCTACACACAGCTAGGACAGACTTTTGGCTGAGACAACGCGTTCAGGATTTCCCATGAGCCAGACGACGACGCCGGTGGGCGGCTTTCCGGGGATGGGCGGCACTGCGACACCAGCCCCAGTCCCAGCCGCTTCGGATGCCGCCGCGCCAGCAGCAGCACCTCCCGAAGCGCCGAAGACACCGCATACTGAGCTGCCGCCGTCGAGCCCTTCCGCCCCTGCGCCGCATGCCGCACGCATCGCCGCAAAGCGTCGGAAAAGTGGTGACAGTTGGTGGGAAAGGGTCCGCTTCGAGGTGACCGACGCCGTGACCTCCGGATCGCTGTCCGAGCGCCTCATCAGGGCGAGTTCAGCGGTTGAAGCCCCCATCACCACCGGGCGGCGCATCGTAGTACTTGGCACAGCGGGTGGCGCGGCCACCACCACCGTCGCGGCGTTGATGGCCAAGCTACTGGGCAGCATCCGGCAGGAACCCGTTATCGCTGTAGATGCCACCGATCACGGCGGAAATCTTCTGCGACACCTCGGGGCCTCAGAGGCCGCCCCACTCACAAAACTCATGCAGCAGTTCCGAACAGAACCCGTTCGAACGCTGCCGGATGCCGTCAAGAACGCTGCAGCCTGCGGCAACCAGGTCTTTGCCGCCGGAAGGGCGGACGTTCCGGCTTTGGCGGACGCGCCCGTCGGTTTGCAGGAGTGGACCGACGTTTCATCCACGTTGTCCCGCTTTATGGCGGTAACAGTCGTCGACGGCGGCGCCTCACCTTTGTCCCGACACGCAGCAGCGCTGATGGGAACCGCCCACGCCGTGGTGCTGGTATCACCGCCGGGAACTCAGGAGGCCGCCAAACTCGCGTCACTTCAAGAATCCCTGGGAACATCATTCCCGGACGTTCACCAAGTGGCAGTGGTGGTACGGTCCCGCCAGAATCATGAGGCAGCATTGAGCGATGGCGTGTTGCCCTATGATCGGCATTTGGCCAGTGGCAGCAGCCTTCAGCTCAGCCGGCTCGGCTCCCGAACCAGGATTGCGGCCACTGAACTCACCGGCAAGGCCCTGATGGCCGCGAACAGGGCCTAACCGCATGACAACACGGATAGTCCATCGTCCTGCCCGGACCACACTTCCCGAAAAGACACCCCAAGCTGCACAGCTGGACGCTCCGCCGCAGCTGGCCGGCGGCGCAGGCGGGATGAACCTCCTTGCCCTGGTGCCCATGCTGGGAGCCGCTACATCGGTAACAGTCATGATGCTCTTCCGGGGATCATCCCTGGCCGGCATCGGCGCGATCATGATGGTGGCCACTGTCTTGGCTTCGGTGGTGCTCATGTTCTCCCAGCGCGGCAAGGCTACGCGACAAAGGGCGACCAAACGCCGCCTGTATATGGACTACCTCAGGCGCCGCCGCTCAGACTTTGAGGCAGAAGAACAACGTGCGCGGGCTGGCGCAAATGCGGCCCATCCGCCGGTGGATCGCTTGGTGCAAAGCGTGGTCAACCATCCCCACCGGCTCTGGGAACGCCGCCGGACGAGTCCTGACTTCCTGGTCACCCGGTTCGGCACCGGCAGTGTTCCGCGCAGACCCATCACGATTCAGGACAGCGGCGATGCTGTTGAACGTCCGGATGCCTTTATGCTCTCTGAAGCCGAACAGCTTCGCCATCGTTTTGGCAGCAATCCGGACATGCCGCTGACGCTGCCGCTGGCTGCAGTGTCCGACGTATCAATCGTGGGGGACCGGGAAACGGCACTGACGGTATGCCGCAGCCTGGTCTGCCAGCTTTCTGCCGCACAATCTCCCGAGGACGTGGAGCTGGCGATCGTTGTTGGTGAAGCCGAGCTGGAGCGCTGGGAGTGGACCAAATGGCTGCCACATCTGCAGGACCGCGGAACACTTCGCAGGGCGGGTTCCTTGACCGAATTGGCCGGCCTGTTGGAAAACTCCTTGGGTGCGCGGCTCACGGCCGTTAACAGCGCCGCTCGAAACTTCCAACAAGTCCCCGCGGACGCCCTTCCGCGACTGATTATTATCACGGACCTCCCGGAGCAAAACGCTGTTGCGCTCCCCGGGGTGCCGGCTGACCTTCCGTTGTCCCGGCTTGCGGTGACTCGAATCCATGTTTTGGCTGAACAGCAGCAAGAGCCGGAACGGGTTGATCTCCGCTTGATGGTCTCGCCTGACGCGCTGAGCTTGGAAGCTACCGCCACCGGCCAAACCATGCAAGGCGTTGCTGATGACGTGCCTGAGGTGGTTGCCGAATCCGTAGCCAGGGCGTTGGCTCCGCTGCGTCTCTCGGAGTTGTCCCACGAATTCGGGGAGCACAAGTCTTCGCGCAGCTACGCCGAGGCATTGGGTCTCACCGACTACACAGCCGAGGCCATGCTCCGACTGTGGAAGAGCCAGCGCGGCTCGGACTTCCTGCGGGTTGCCATCGGAGAAGACGAGGACGGAACACCGGTTCACCTGGACCTGAAAGAACCGGCCCAGCAAGGCATGGGTCCGCACGGGCTATGCGTGGGCGCAACTGGTTCGGGCAAGTCCGAGCTCCTGCGAACAATTGTGCTGTCGTTGATCGCCACCCATTCACCCGGGGACCTCAACATGGTCCTGGTGGACTACAAAGGCGGCGCGACGTTCGCCCCGTTCGAGGCAGCCCCGCATGTTTCCGGGTTGGTCACAAACCTGGTCAGCGATGCCAGCCTGGTGGACAGAATCTACTCCAGCCTTGCGGGAGAGGTTAAACGCAGGCAGGAGTTGCTGAAGAACGGTGGCGACTTCGCTCACATCAACGATTACCGGAGCGCCCGTAGCAGGAACCCTGACAACCCGGCACTTGCTGAGCCGCTGCCCTATCTGTTCGTGTGCATCGACGAATTCGGGGAGTTGCTGACCGCACGAGCAGATTTCATCGACCTCTTGTTGTCCATCGGCAGGATCGGCCGCTCAATCGGCATCCATCTGCTCCTGGCGTCCCAGAAAGTGGAGCAAGGCATGCTCCGCGGGCTCGATACCTATCTGGCCTACCGGATAGCGCTCCACACCAATTCGGAGAGCGAAAGCCGGACAATCATCGACGTCCCCGATGCCTATCACCTGCCAAGTACCCCCCGGCCACGGCATCCTCAAAGTGGACACCACCGTGTTCAAACGATTCCGTGCGGCTTACGTCTCCGGCGCCTTGCCCCTACAGGAGGACGACGCCGTAGATACAGTTGCGGAGTCCGTCCCTGTGCAGTCCTTCCGCCTGGCAGAGGATTCGGTCACCGAGGTGCCTGATCACGCCTTGATGAGAAGCACGGTGATGAGCGCCCGTTCCGTAGAAGGCAAGCGCCCCTCGAATGAGGCAGAAAGCGCAACCATCCTCTCCGCCGTCGTGGGTTTCGCCGCTGAACAGCCGCGACTAACGCAACCCGTATGGCTTCCGCCCTTGCCGGCGGCCGTGTCCCTCGCGGGAACCGGTGCCTCACTGGACCTCACCTCCACAGGGCCCAGGCTCACCCAGCCGCAATACCTAAGCCCAGCCGTCGGGATCCTGGACGACCCGGCCCGGCAGTGGCAAGGGCCATGGCACCTGGACCTCACCGCCCGAGGCGGCAACATAGCGATCATCGGCGCCCCGCACAGCGGCAAATCCACCGCGCTGCGGACCATCGCGGCATCGCTGGCCTTGAGCCATGGGGTGGATGACATCAATATCTACGCGGTGGACCTCCTTGGAAATGCGCTTGCAGGGCTGGCGGGGCTTCCTCACTGCAGCGGGGTGGCCGGCCGCGGCAACCGGGAGTTGCTCCGGAGAACCATTGAGGAAGTTCAAGGGCTGCTTAACGTCCGGCAGTCCGTGTTCGATCACCACAAACTGGATTCACTACAAGCCATGCGTGCTCTCCGATCCAGGGGCGGGCTCGGAGAGCTGGCATGCACCGACGCTTTACTTTTCATCGACGGCTTCGGAAGCCTGACCTCCGAGTTTCCTGAACTGGAGGAAGCGGTGCACGACGTCATGACACGTGGCAGCACCTTGGGCGTGCACGTGGTGGTAAGCCTGCGGAGTTGGGCCGAAGTCCGGATGTCCAGGCAGTCACTCTTGGGAACGAGGATTGAGCTGCACCTTGCCGATCCCGCGGATTCACTTGATCGCCGCCTCGCAACAACCCTTGGGGCAAACCGGCCAGGACGTGCCCTGACAATGGACAAGACGGTTGGACATTTCGCCCTTCCGTCGTTGTCCCCAACTCCGGATCGGGACAATGCCGGGCAGGAACTTGCCGAGCTCGGGTCGGTCCTGCGCAAGTACAACGCGTTGAGCGCTCCTCCGGTGCGCGTCCTGCCCACCATCACGAGGCTTTCGCCGGATCACCGTCCGATCCGCGGCAGTATTGCGCTGGGCATCCGGGAGCACGACGCCGACATCGATCACCTTGATCTTTTCGGCGCGGACAGGGGAGCCGTGGTGGTTGGGGACCCCGAAACCGGCCGGACCAACTTGCTGCGGACTGCAGCCTCCCAGTTGATGGCCTCGCACGGACCGGGTCAGCTGGCCTTTGCGGTGTTCGATCCTCGCCAGCAGCTGCAGGACTTCATCCCCGATGAGTACCTGGGAGAGTATGCGTCCAACGGACAAAAGGCAGCCCAGCTTGCCGACTTCGTTGCAGGGCAGGTGCGGGACCGGTTGGGCGATGGAAGCAGCGCACCCGTCCGGACGCCCAAGATCGTCCTCTTGGTGGACGACTATGACATTTTGGCGGCCACCGGAAACCAGCCGTTGCGGGCACTGGCAAGCTACCTTCCCTCGGGGGCAGATGTTGGACTTTTTGCCATGGTCACCAGCAGGACCACCGGGAGCGGCATGATGATGCACGACTCCTTCATTGCCAGTCTCCGGGCCGCCGGCGCTCCCGTGATTATGTTCTCGGGGGACCGCTCAGAAGGAGTGATCGCCAACGGTGAGCGCCCAGTTCCACTGCCTGCGGGTCGGGCAAGGATTCTGCGCACCAGCCGGCCACCCGTGACGGTCCAGACCTTCTACCAGGATCACGAGGTTGTTCACCATGAGCTATGACTTTCACCTGATTTGCGATGAGGATCCGCGCGAAGGCCGGTTCGCCTATGCCTGCGGCGAGTTCGAAAACAAGTTCTTTGTCAACGCCGTGGAGGGCTCCGAGAACCTTGTGGTGAATCTCGCGGGGGAAGATCTAGGGCTCATCAGCGTTCCCCTGAACGTGCCGAATTCTGAAGTGCGCCGGGTCTTTGGTGAGGAGGTAGCCCACCAGCTTGCCGGGGACGCCTGGGTCTCTGAGGTCAACTGCCCTTATGACAAAGACACTGCCGAGGCCGTGCGCGCCTTCCTCATGATCACGGTGATCGGAACCAAAGGACTTCTCATTGATCCGCAGTCCAACGAGGTCATCAACGCGGAATGGGGAGCATGAGTTCAATACCGTTGGTGCCCGTTCCCACTCCAGCGGGCCGTCCATGGCTTAGCAGGACGCTGCGCGGGGATCTGCAGCAAGCTGCGGCTGCATCGGCGGGAAACGGCATAGTCGCCCTGCAGACACAAGCCGATGCTGCCGTCAGTTACCCGCTGCTGGCATTTCTCAAAGCCGCACGAATCCCTTGGGTGGTGGAAGGATCCGACGGCGAGGCGCGCGATGCCCTCATGGCCGCCGAGGACTCCGCGGCGACCGAGGCCTTTGCGGCGACCGAGGCCTTAACGGCGGCGGGCGCGCCAGAGGTGAGCCCCGCCGTCGTGATGTATGGCAGTGTGCTGCATGCTGCCTCGGGAGACCTGATGCTGGGAGCCTTCACGTCCGCCATGTTGGCTGCTGCCGGATGTACTCCCGAATACATGGGGCCAGTAGAGCCACTCCACGAGCCGTGGGACCCGGCCGTGTTGACTGCCGGGCTTCGGGAGGACATGCCCTTGGGGATCTGGCTGCTTTCCGGGCAGGGTTTCGCAGGAGTAGTGACTGCATACCGCGCGGAGGCAGGTGTGGTGGAGGCTTTCGATGTGATGACCATGGCTCCCGGCATTGATGCGCTGGCAGATCCGGCTGCCCTGGAGGCCGCAGTGCGGGCCAACGCACAGGAATTCGGCGCGGAGCTCCATGTCGGGGCCTCAGGTCTCAGCGTCGGCGTGGGACAGGATTTCTTGAGGGTGCCGCAGTTGCTGGTACTGGGGCCGTCGTTGCGCCGAATCGTGCCTGAAAGCCTTATGGAGGAGCCCACAGGGATGACCGCCCAGGACCTGGGCTACGCGCCGTTCCAGCATCTGGCCATCCGGTACCCGGCGGCTTCCACGTGGGATGGCGGCATAGCCCGCGCCACGCAGCAACGGATACTCGGCGCGGCGTAAGCGAAGCACTGGGGAGGCCGCGGGGCCAGTAGCTGGCCTAGACGTAACCGTCCACGATCGCTGCGGCGATCTCCTTGTAAGCCCGCCGGGTTCCGCCCGAAATCTTGTCCAACGAAATGCGGTCGCCATCAGCGACGCCGCGATCGTGGGGCACCGTAATGAGCTGCCGGCAGAAACCGGCAAGGTGCTCTTCGATGGCACGTTTATTGACGCGGCTGGACACTTGGTCTTTGTCCGTGACCACCACAATGGCGTTTCTTGCCAGATTCTCGTACCCATGGTCGGCTAGCCACTGGAGGGTGTTGCGGGCACGTTTTGCACCGCTCACTGCGTAACCGGAGGCGATGACCAAGTTGGTTGCTTCCGGGAGCACTCCGGCCATGGCCGGGTGTGACACGCCCGTGCCGCAATCAGTAAGAGTCACCGAATAGTACTGGGAAACCAGGTGCTTGATCTTCAGGTATTCAGCAGCCGTCAAGGCATCGGACAACGCCGGGTCCTGCTCGCCTGCCACAAGGTGCAGCCTGTTGGCGTGATGCATGTAATCGGTGAGCATTGTCAGCGAGGTGATCTTTTCGATGTCCCGGACAATATCCGTAATGGTGCGTGGCTTGACCTTTTGATAGAGCATTTCGCCCAGTGCGCGTTCGGCCAGATCCCCGCTGTCAGGGTTGGCATCGATCGCGCACGGGTGATCGCCCCGGTATTCGGCAAGGATCATGCCCACACCCACCGTGGTGGATGTCTTGCCGATGCCGCCCTTGAGGCTGAGGATCGCTGTGTTGAAGCTGCCGGAGAGCGGACGGGCGATCCGGCGCTCCAACTCCGCCTCGTCCTGGTCTTTGGCGCTGGGGCCCAGGTTCACGAAACCACCCGTGGCAGAATACAGGGCGCCGCGTAACCCAGTGGTGGGGCGGGGCCGGTCCGGCCTGACGAATTGAGTCTCGAGGTGTGCAGAACCGTAGCTCGGGTTTGCCGGGGGAGCATCGGCCGATTCTGCAGCGGATTGGGCTGATTCTGCGGGCGAGGAGTCTACTGACCCCGGGAATCCAGTCACCGCTTCTGCGCGACCGTCTGGATGCACGTGGAACCGGCCCTCTTGACCCTTGGCATGGTCGATCGCGGCCGCCAGAACCGGCGCTCCGGATGACTTGGCATAGTCCGCAAGTACCGCAATTGCCGCCGAGTAAGGATCGGTCCCCTCAGGAGGAGAAATGGCCTCTCCGCCTACTGTTACCCTGCCGTCGGCAAACACTTCGACGCGTGTGGCCCCCAGTTCCATCGCTGTACCCTTCGATATTCCGCTAAGCATCTTGGCGACGCTCCAACCAGTGATACTAGCCGGGGTAGGCACGGCGGGTCATGTCACGTGTCCTGCGCCGGTATATCCAGCCTGCTATTTGGAACCGGTCATTGATCCATTCATGGTGCTCAGCCTGTTGTTTTCGTCGAACGCGATAGTGGCCTTCCCGTCGTCGAACGTTACCTCAAGGGTGCCCGGAGACGGTTCGGTGACTGGTGTCTGAAGCCGGAAGCGGGCGTAGCTTTCCACGGCTCGGCGGTGGTCCTCGATCATGCCGGCGGCCACCGCCTCCATGACGCGCATCTGGAAGGTGAGGGCTGATGGCGGCCCCAGCTCCAGGCTGCCGTGGTTATAGGCGACCACGGCCATGGAGCCCCTGCCGATGTCGGATGTGAAGTGGTTCGCCCGGCCGGTAATCATTTTCACTGCGGTGGCAATCTTGAAGGCCACCAAGGTTGATCCGGCCTTTTCTGCGCTGAGCCTGACTTCCTCATCCGCAAATGCTGGGACGATGCTGGTGAAGGGAACCTCACCATTGGTCAGTTCCTCAATGCCGTAGTGCCGGCCGAATGCCACTACTTGGTCAAAGACTTCCTTTTGGGCAGGCGTGGCCGCAACATTCGGATTCGCCCATCCCCACAGGAAACTCTTGGGACCAGGGCCGGACGTTCCCACAAAAGCAGTCTGCAAATGCTTTGAACTTCTCCCGGGAAAGTGGAATTCCACACTGGCGAACTGATCGTCAGTGTTCCAACGCTCGTAGCCCCATTCCTCAAAACGATCGTCCTGCATGTGATGGGTTTCGAGGAAAAGGATGGCACCGTCGTCGACGATGTTTTGGAAGGTCAGCTCAGTCATGGGACCCAGCCTAGACATGGGGCCGGACAGTGAAGCAAGTCAAGAAGGCCGGTTGTTGATAAGTGCCATTTGTCGACTTTCCTAGTGCCGTCCGCTGGTCCTAGCCATTAAGGCCTGGAGGTCTTCGGCAACCTTGGCTACCTCACGCTGCCTTGAAGTGCGGACAGGCTTTGATCCATGCGTTGCCTGCCGGGTCGGCCGGTTGGTAGCGCGGGTTTGGCGGTGGACTTGAGGATCGCGAACGGGTGCGTCGACGGTGACGGCGCCCTGCAGGGGATCGTGGAAAAGGGGGAAGCTCATAGTTTCTGATCCTGACAGAAACGCCCCTTTGCCGATATGGACAGGTGCATACGGTAGCCGGGGGCTGCTGTGCAGATGTCCATCCATCGCCCCCAATCGAGGGACGACCTTACCCCCAGAGCGCCTTCTTCAACAGTGCCCTCAGCTGCACGTTCTCTTCCTCGCTGAGTGCCGCGAGCTGTGTCCGCTCGCACTCTTCCAGTCCGGTCCGTGCTTTGTTGTGGATCCTGCGGCCTTCAGCGGTGGAGACGATGATCTTGGCCCGGCGGTCCTGCTTGCCTTGGGCTCGTTTGACCAGGCCGCGGTGCTCCAGATCGTCTACGAGGCTGACTACCT is drawn from Arthrobacter sp. 31Y and contains these coding sequences:
- the eccD gene encoding type VII secretion integral membrane protein EccD, which gives rise to MSMALSRVTVIAAHRHLDVRLPSDEAIASLMPQILSLMNEPTSVRASSGATAAILTSSVLTTSVGITLESSLTLRQAGISDGSMLYLRDERDVPAAPDVYDVPSFAAESTERLPALWAGPLRAVGLATVAGLLMAAACSSFVVVLRGTGNRDAAFIGIAIAATLMLLGAIAGRVRTVSGGLAFVAAGLATAGATAFIVSPFATGALLLTAALVVAAAASGVATGKYITFLSSAGLLLILGGMWALLGFSTRDQPLSAGITGIVAIFALGVAPRLATVLTGLSGLDDDQRQGKRITRSTTLDAVHAAHATLTGWTLTAALVAGVAVVVVATAKNRPVWAVLLAVALLGALTFRGLALPLLAQRAGVYVAAAGACWGATQVFALATKQPLWLAVAAALAVLVLVACVVVVREQTAARLRVIASRLELVCVLATIPLVLGLSGAYTQLGQTFG
- a CDS encoding MinD/ParA family ATP-binding protein; protein product: MSQTTTPVGGFPGMGGTATPAPVPAASDAAAPAAAPPEAPKTPHTELPPSSPSAPAPHAARIAAKRRKSGDSWWERVRFEVTDAVTSGSLSERLIRASSAVEAPITTGRRIVVLGTAGGAATTTVAALMAKLLGSIRQEPVIAVDATDHGGNLLRHLGASEAAPLTKLMQQFRTEPVRTLPDAVKNAAACGNQVFAAGRADVPALADAPVGLQEWTDVSSTLSRFMAVTVVDGGASPLSRHAAALMGTAHAVVLVSPPGTQEAAKLASLQESLGTSFPDVHQVAVVVRSRQNHEAALSDGVLPYDRHLASGSSLQLSRLGSRTRIAATELTGKALMAANRA
- the eccCa gene encoding type VII secretion protein EccCa produces the protein MTTRIVHRPARTTLPEKTPQAAQLDAPPQLAGGAGGMNLLALVPMLGAATSVTVMMLFRGSSLAGIGAIMMVATVLASVVLMFSQRGKATRQRATKRRLYMDYLRRRRSDFEAEEQRARAGANAAHPPVDRLVQSVVNHPHRLWERRRTSPDFLVTRFGTGSVPRRPITIQDSGDAVERPDAFMLSEAEQLRHRFGSNPDMPLTLPLAAVSDVSIVGDRETALTVCRSLVCQLSAAQSPEDVELAIVVGEAELERWEWTKWLPHLQDRGTLRRAGSLTELAGLLENSLGARLTAVNSAARNFQQVPADALPRLIIITDLPEQNAVALPGVPADLPLSRLAVTRIHVLAEQQQEPERVDLRLMVSPDALSLEATATGQTMQGVADDVPEVVAESVARALAPLRLSELSHEFGEHKSSRSYAEALGLTDYTAEAMLRLWKSQRGSDFLRVAIGEDEDGTPVHLDLKEPAQQGMGPHGLCVGATGSGKSELLRTIVLSLIATHSPGDLNMVLVDYKGGATFAPFEAAPHVSGLVTNLVSDASLVDRIYSSLAGEVKRRQELLKNGGDFAHINDYRSARSRNPDNPALAEPLPYLFVCIDEFGELLTARADFIDLLLSIGRIGRSIGIHLLLASQKVEQGMLRGLDTYLAYRIALHTNSESESRTIIDVPDAYHLPSTPRPRHPQSGHHRVQTIPCGLRLRRLAPTGGRRRRYSCGVRPCAVLPPGRGFGHRGA
- the eccCb gene encoding type VII secretion protein EccCb, which codes for MSARSVEGKRPSNEAESATILSAVVGFAAEQPRLTQPVWLPPLPAAVSLAGTGASLDLTSTGPRLTQPQYLSPAVGILDDPARQWQGPWHLDLTARGGNIAIIGAPHSGKSTALRTIAASLALSHGVDDINIYAVDLLGNALAGLAGLPHCSGVAGRGNRELLRRTIEEVQGLLNVRQSVFDHHKLDSLQAMRALRSRGGLGELACTDALLFIDGFGSLTSEFPELEEAVHDVMTRGSTLGVHVVVSLRSWAEVRMSRQSLLGTRIELHLADPADSLDRRLATTLGANRPGRALTMDKTVGHFALPSLSPTPDRDNAGQELAELGSVLRKYNALSAPPVRVLPTITRLSPDHRPIRGSIALGIREHDADIDHLDLFGADRGAVVVGDPETGRTNLLRTAASQLMASHGPGQLAFAVFDPRQQLQDFIPDEYLGEYASNGQKAAQLADFVAGQVRDRLGDGSSAPVRTPKIVLLVDDYDILAATGNQPLRALASYLPSGADVGLFAMVTSRTTGSGMMMHDSFIASLRAAGAPVIMFSGDRSEGVIANGERPVPLPAGRARILRTSRPPVTVQTFYQDHEVVHHEL
- a CDS encoding DUF6177 family protein, producing the protein MSSIPLVPVPTPAGRPWLSRTLRGDLQQAAAASAGNGIVALQTQADAAVSYPLLAFLKAARIPWVVEGSDGEARDALMAAEDSAATEAFAATEALTAAGAPEVSPAVVMYGSVLHAASGDLMLGAFTSAMLAAAGCTPEYMGPVEPLHEPWDPAVLTAGLREDMPLGIWLLSGQGFAGVVTAYRAEAGVVEAFDVMTMAPGIDALADPAALEAAVRANAQEFGAELHVGASGLSVGVGQDFLRVPQLLVLGPSLRRIVPESLMEEPTGMTAQDLGYAPFQHLAIRYPAASTWDGGIARATQQRILGAA
- a CDS encoding MinD/ParA family ATP-binding protein; translated protein: MELGATRVEVFADGRVTVGGEAISPPEGTDPYSAAIAVLADYAKSSGAPVLAAAIDHAKGQEGRFHVHPDGRAEAVTGFPGSVDSSPAESAQSAAESADAPPANPSYGSAHLETQFVRPDRPRPTTGLRGALYSATGGFVNLGPSAKDQDEAELERRIARPLSGSFNTAILSLKGGIGKTSTTVGVGMILAEYRGDHPCAIDANPDSGDLAERALGEMLYQKVKPRTITDIVRDIEKITSLTMLTDYMHHANRLHLVAGEQDPALSDALTAAEYLKIKHLVSQYYSVTLTDCGTGVSHPAMAGVLPEATNLVIASGYAVSGAKRARNTLQWLADHGYENLARNAIVVVTDKDQVSSRVNKRAIEEHLAGFCRQLITVPHDRGVADGDRISLDKISGGTRRAYKEIAAAIVDGYV
- a CDS encoding DUF6882 domain-containing protein; translated protein: MTELTFQNIVDDGAILFLETHHMQDDRFEEWGYERWNTDDQFASVEFHFPGRSSKHLQTAFVGTSGPGPKSFLWGWANPNVAATPAQKEVFDQVVAFGRHYGIEELTNGEVPFTSIVPAFADEEVRLSAEKAGSTLVAFKIATAVKMITGRANHFTSDIGRGSMAVVAYNHGSLELGPPSALTFQMRVMEAVAAGMIEDHRRAVESYARFRLQTPVTEPSPGTLEVTFDDGKATIAFDENNRLSTMNGSMTGSK